A single Chanos chanos chromosome 8, fChaCha1.1, whole genome shotgun sequence DNA region contains:
- the LOC115818381 gene encoding protein ABHD15, with protein MWDFLFCLSPFLFLLVTSMLLRWQRLCHLTEHGAQHLGWCAWNIICWVLELPQTVDLGPHREGAEVRLICKPTALASYLIKNCGTLTRPQLAGRPRGDPHLQIFLNLVWPVEEGVPEQGGISFTRDHLLLRDGGIVALDWAVGFRSERATAKQEQQVGVKVLGYHSSNPPILILVPNALGRMTPHLLSLCSVALQQGFYPVVFHRRGHSGCPLSTPRYQEFGDPSDLVQAIAYLRSRHPSSALVAVSEGSGSGLLLSYLGECGSSSYLMAAACISPVFHGQLWFETPVPQIYHWVALFYRKLQISRYATALSSVMDVEQILHCRSLRDMEELMFCAAKQSAHRSTEPETQGGEEGVKDHSKTDWAGYWERNEPLRDADEVAVPVLCLYSCDDPLLPPSSTLPMSLFQNNPYFLLAMTNSGSHCGFMQEGKGDAGALMWSHMVVLEYFKVVADFFRMEEWKVNCRRDTGVGDTQGARMRTSAALPRRRRASLVRRVRSTSGPRARLRCSHSEVDTLEEEQSIFTWNRSYTR; from the exons ATGTGGGACTTTCTTTTCTGCCTCTCACCCTTTCTATTTCTGTTAGTCACTTCTATGTTGCTTCGCTGGCAAAGGCTGTGTCACCTCACTGAACATGGTGCTCAGCATCTAGGCTGGTGTGCATGGAACATAATCTGCTGGGTCCTGGAGCTCCCACAGACCGTAGACTTGGGTCCCCACAGGGAAGGGGCAGAGGTTAGGTTGATCTGCAAGCCCACCGCTCTCGCCAGTTACCTCATCAAGAACTGTGGAACTCTGACACGACCGCAACTTGCTGGTCGACCCCGCGGTGACCCTCACCTGCAAATTTTCCTAAATCTTGTTTGGCCTGTGGAAGAAGGTGTACCAGAGCAGGGTGGGATCTCCTTCACCCGTGATCACCTTCTTCTGAGGGATGGGGGCATTGTGGCCCTGGACTGGGCAGTGGGATTTAGAAGTGAGCGAGCTACAGCCAAGCAGGAGCAACAAGTTGGAGTAAAGGTGCTTGGCTATCATTCCAGCAACCCTCCTATTCTCATTCTAGTCCCCAACGCTTTAGGTCGGATGACTCCACACTTGCTTAGCTTGTGTTCCGTAGCATTGCAGCAGGGTTTCTATCCTGTGGTGTTTCACAGACGTGGCCACAGCGGCTGCCCTCTCTCCACGCCACGCTACCAGGAGTTTGGAGATCCCTCAGACCTAGTGCAGGCCATCGCGTACCTTCGGAGCCGTCACCCGTCCTCAGCTCTTGTTGCTGTTAGTGAGGGTTCAGGCTCAGGCCTGTTGCTGTCCTACCTTGGGGAATGTGGCTCATCTTCCTATCTAATGGCAGCTGCTTGCATCTCACCAGTGTTCCATGGACAGCTATGGTTCGAGACACCTGTACCACAGATCTACCACTGGGTGGCCCTGTTTTATCGTAAGCTGCAAATCAGCAG GTACGCCACTGCTTTGAGCTCAGTAATGGATGTTGAGCAGATCCTGCACTGCCGTTCCCTCAGGGATATGGAGGAACTCATGTTCTGTGCTGCCAAGCAGTCAGCTCACAGGTCGACCGAGCCAGAGACACAGGGTGGAGAGGAGGGAGTGAAAGACCACTCAAAGACCGACTGGGCAGGATACTGGGAGCGTAACGAGCCGTTGCGTGATGCTGATGAGGTGGCTGTGCCTGTGCTTTGCCTGTATAGCTGTGATGATCCTCTTCTGCCTCCTTCTTCCACTTTGCCCATGTCCCTCTTTCAGAATAACCCTTATTTCCTTCTTGCCATGACCAACAGTGGCAGCCACTGTGGCTTCATGCAGGAGGGAAAGGGAGATGCTGGCGCCCTCATGTGGAGCCACATGGTAGTGCTGGAGTACTTCAAGGTGGTAGCAGACTTCTTCAGGATGGAGGAGTGGAAAGTGAACTGTAGAAGAGACACTGGGGTGGGGGACACTCAGGGAGCAAGGATGAGGACCAGTGCCGCACTACCCCGCAGGAGGAGAGCTTCTCTAGTGAGGAGGGTCAGGTCCACCTCTGGTCCACGGGCACGCTTACGCTGCAGCCACTCTGAAGTGGACACGCTTGAGGAGGAGCAAAGTATCTTCACCTGGAATAGGTCATACACTCGATGA
- the coro6 gene encoding coronin-6, translating into MSRSIVRQSKFRHVFGQSAKAEQCYDDIRVSKVTWDSSFCAVNPKFLAVIVESSGGGAFLVLPLSKVGRVDKNYPLVVGHSGPVLDIDWCPHNDNILASGSEDCTAMVWQIPDHVPTRPITDPIVVLEGHSKRVGIITWHPTTRNILLTAGSDNLIIIWNVGTGEPLISMDDHPDLIYNVSWNRNGSLFCTTCKDRRLRVCDPRKREVVAERLAPHEGIRPMRAIFTREGNIFTTGFTRMSQRELGLWDPTNFEEPIALLELDTSNGVLLPYYDPDTNMVYLCGKGDSSIRYFEITEEPPYVHYVSTYSSKEPQRGMGFMPKRGVDVSKCEIARLYKLHERKCEPIMMTVPRKSDLFQDDLYPDTAGPEPALEPEEWLEGRDEDPILVSMRDGYIPPKSRELKVAKKNVLESRPSPRRSMSSCDGSNLPPQLLEKLLEEIQNLKATVLSQEKRICDLENKLSKYTNGTV; encoded by the exons aTGAGTCGCAGTATTGTTCGACAGAGTAAGTTCCGGCACGTTTTTGGCCAATCTGCAAAGGCAGAACAGTGCTATGATGACATTCGTGTTTCCAAGGTAACATGGGACAGCTCCTTCTGTGCAGTCAACCCCAAGTTTCTCGCCGTTATTGTCGAGTCCAGTGGAGGGGGGGCTTTTCTAGTCCTGCCACTTTCAAAG GTGGGACGTGTGGACAAAAACTACCCGCTGGTCGTGGGACACTCTGGCCCTGTCCTGGACATCGACTGGTGTCCCCACAATGACAACATCCTGGCCAGCGGCTCTGAGGACTGCACCGCCATG GTGTGGCAGATCCCAGATCATGTTCCCACTCGTCCCATAACGGATCCTATCGTGGTGTTAGAAGGGCACTCAAAACGTGTTGGCATCATCACCTGGCATCCCACCACCCGTAATATCCTCCTCACGGCAG GCAGCGATAACTTGATCATCATCTGGAATGTGGGGACAGGAGAGCCACTGATCTCTATGGATGACCACCCTGACCTCATCTACAATGTCAGCTGGAACCGCAATGGAAGCCTGTTCTGCACCACTTGCAAAGACCGTCGGCTCCGTGTGTGTGATCCACGCAAGAGAGAGGTCGTGGCG GAAAGACTGGCTCCACACGAGGGCATAAGACCTATGCGTGCCATTTTCACCAGGGAGGGCAACATCTTCACTACAGGCTTCACCCggatgagtcagagagagttagGCCTTTGGGATCCG ACAAATTTTGAGGAGCCCATTGCACTACTGGAGTTGGACACAAGTAATGGGGTCTTGTTGCCATACTATGATCCTGATACCAACATGGTTTATCTCTGTGGCAAg GGTGACAGTAGCATCCGGTATTTTGAGATCACAGAGGAACCTCCCTATGTGCATTATGTCAGCACATACAGCAGTAAGGAACCCCAGCGAGGGATGGGCTTCATGCCCAAGAGAGGCGTGGATGTCAGCAAGTGTGAAATCGCTAG GTTATACAAACTccatgagagaaaatgtgagcCTATCATGATGACCGTTCCCAGAAAG TCGGACTTATTCCAAGATGACTTGTACCCAGACACAGCAGGTCCAGAACCTGCTTTGGAGCCTGAGGAGTGGCTGGAGGGCCGTGATGAAGACCCCATCTTAGTGTCCATGAGGGATGGCTACATCCCTCCAAAGAGCAGAGAGCTCAAGGTTGCCAagaagaatgttctagaatctAGGCCTTCTCCTCGCAGGAGTATGTCCTCCTGTGATGGAAGCAACTTGCCA CCACAGTTACTGGAGAAACTCCTGGAGGAGATTCAGAATCTGAAGgccacagttctctctcaggaAAAAAGAATCTGTGATTTAGAGAATAAGCTTTCCAAGTACACTAACGGCACTGTCTGA
- the ssh2b gene encoding protein phosphatase Slingshot homolog 2b: protein MALVTVQRSPTPSATSSPCVSESGSGEDDRRSQPRSISESFLTVKGAALFLPRGNSSSSSSCSSRITGQRSKHAGDLQQHLQTMFTLLRPEDNIRLAVRLESTTPQFTRYMVVVSTIGRQDTEESVVLGMDFSPTDGSCTVGMVLPLWSDTMIHLDGDGGFSVSTDNKVHVFKPVSVQAMWSALQSLHKACEVARCHNYFPGSLFLTWVSYYQSRVSSDQTRINEWNAMQDVQSHRADSPVLFSDVPTEREITERLIKTRLREIMMQKDLENVTCKEIRTELERQMVCNLREFKEYIDKEMIVILGQMDKPTEIFEHVYLGSEWNASNLEELQNSGVQYILNVTREIDNFFPGLFEYHNIRVYDEEATDLLAYWNDTYKFISRAKKAGAKCLVHCKMGVSRSASTVIAYAMKEYGWGLEEALNYVKERRAVTKPNPSFMRQLEEYQGILLASKQRHNKLWRSHSDSDLTEHHEPLCKTPRPRTLGRSNPSNKSTSQPSQALQELLQSLTPASATAAVAPDQVDTTPGTLASNSVEGLEDSFLTRLPKPQAATVVPEPRTDTASVNVAEMILVGRGPHPPPSPHLLPPSPTVLSADAKLAVSECEDMSSLTPDTKPGPQTVSTPEPSFPTTGTPLEESQELSHQMTDSDRDISQLHTALDCTVLTSDEEEHSSPMAEEGRLSSSLPSTLGMDHIDFFSAREKFLGLSQEGHGHLLSEQPLHQMPRSKSPGQEAKLCPTDDPIKEEEKDKTMVRFDSSIPSHTPKKFESSSIQVHSHATNVESTNLSAPPPLMTIVQTSSSSTSDKEEEVKGATKEREEPKEQTDLEKPEPVEAPPTNDTLPISNCPRGSVRRATQQLEQKMKQDVPSSIPLSSATASPLRRSPVYPTSKEKTGESQFQTHPTTEQRTTPPYRRHSKDNTVEVTDIKTCVSVEEEKGSENEGGFREEDQGARGFSDEGMRQSSLHTETRQNHSNQDCNCSIKPNCSTAAVLELEGVTEQETGTDSDCPSGPRTVVDVKEMWETLRELRAFLCQVSSRSDVKLGRLWAEREQRKGRADQARAKEVEARIRQAGLTPPSLLKRSASLAKLGSLELSANDLNELELSPVSSSTRTIKPRPRSFIEDTSKKKRILPRRTPSLPSSISPFNSSAGSSFLLRRRFEALQTGGTGHCDSNVASMSLSASQPSNQWRRRGKVQDSGNAPVSAPTSVCVAPRQQYGRTHPLRRLKKRTVNSFYHTM, encoded by the exons TATCAGTGAGAGTTTTTTGACAGTAAAAGGTGCTGCCCTCTTCCTCCCACGGGGGAacagctcctcctcttcctcctgctcttctcGGATTACAGGACAGCGCAGTAAACATGCAG gggacCTTCAGCAACACTTGCAGACTATGTTCACTCTGCTACGACCAGAGGACAACATCCGTCTG GCGGTACGCTTGGAGAGTACCACCCCTCAGTTCACACGCTACATGGTCGTGGTCTCCACCATTGGTCGACAGGACACGGAAGAGAGCGTGGTGTTGGGCATGGATTTCAGCCCCACAGATGG CTCCTGTACAGTGGGCATGGTGCTTCCTCTATGGAGTGACACGATGATTCACCTGGATGGGGACGG GGGCTTCAGTGTTTCTACGGACAACAAGGTTCATGTTTTCAAGCCAGTCTCTGTCCAGGCCATGTG gTCAGCTCTGCAGTCTCTCCACAAGGCATGTGAGGTGGCCCGTTGTCATAACTACTTCCCTGGCAGTTTGTTTTTGACCTGGGTGAGTTACTATCAGAGTCGCGTGTCATCTGACCAGACCCGTATCAATGAGTGGAACGCCATGCAGGATGTCCAGTCTCATCGCGCTGACTCTCCTGTGCTATTCTCTGATGT gCCGACAGAGCGAGAGATAACAGAACGACTGATCAAGACTCGTTTGAGAGAGATCATGATGCAGAAGGACCTTGAGAATGTCACCTGTaaagag ATTCGCACAGAGCTGGAGAGGCAGATGGTGTGTAACCTGCGGGAGTTTAAAGAATACATCGATAAAGAGATGATTGTCATCCTGGGTCAGATGGACAAACCCACAGAGATCTTTGAGCATGTTTACCTG GGTTCTGAGTGGAACGCATCCAATTTAGAGGAACTGCAGAACAGTGG AGTGCAGTACATCCTCAACGTAACGAGAGAGATCGATAACTTTTTCCCGGGACTGTTTGAGTACCATAACATCCGTGTGTACGATGAGGAGGCAACTGACCTGCTCGCCTACTGGAATGACACATACAAGTTCATCTCCAGGGCCAA GAAAGCTGGGGCTAAGTGTCTGGTGCACTGCAAGATGGGTGTGTCTCGCTCAGCCTCCACGGTCATAGCCTATGCCATGAAAGAGTACGGCTGGGGTCTTGAGGAAGCCCTCAATTATGTCAAAGAGAGGCGTGCCGTCACCAAACCCAACCCCTCCTTCATGAGGCAGCTGGAGGAGTATCAGGGCATCCTGCTGGCTAG CAAGCAGAGGCACAACAAATTGTGGCGTTCCCATTCAGACAGTGACCTCACCGAGCACCACGAACCCCTGTGTAAAACCCCTCGACCTCGCACCTTGGGACGCTCCAATCCCAGCAACAAGAGCACAAGCCAGCCTTCCCAAGCCCTGCAGGAGCTCTTACAGTCTCTGACTCCAGCCTCAGCCACTGCTGCCGTGGCCCCGGATCAGGTAGACACCACACCTGGAACACTTGCCTCCAACAGTGTGGAGGGTCTGGAAGACAGCTTCCTCACACGTCTGCCCAAACCGCAAGCCGCCACTGTGGTGCCTGAGCCCAGGACTGACACTGCCTCTGTAAACGTAGCTGAGATGATCCTGGTGGGGCGGGGTCCtcacccacccccctcaccccatcTCCTCCCACCCTCCCCTACAGTTTTAAGCGCAGATGCCAAACTCGCAGTCTCAGAGTGTGAGGACATGTCCTCTCTCACGCCTGACACAAAACCTGGACCTCAGACTGTTAGCACACCTGAGCCAAGCTTTCCAACCACTGGGACTCCATTAGAAGAATCTCAAGAATTATCCCACCAGATGACTGACAGTGATAGAGACATCAGCCAGCTCCATACAGCTCTGGACTGTACAGTTCTCACCAGTGACGAGGAAGAGCATTCCAGTCCCATGGCCGAAGAAGGGCgactctcttcatctcttcctTCGACTTTGGGCATGGACCACATAGACTTCTTCAGCGCTCGAGAGAAATTTCTAGGCCTTTCTCAGGAGGGTCACGGCCACTTGTTGTCTGAGCAGCCGTTGCATCAGATGCCCCGGTCAAAGAGTCCAGGCCAGGAAGCAAAGCTATGTCCTACAGACGACCCCataaaggaagaggaaaaagacaagacCATGGTGAGATTTGATTCAAGTATTCCCTCACATACTCCAAAAAAATTT GAGTCCAGCAGTATCCAAGTTCACAGTCATGCTACAAACGTGGAGTCCACAAACCTTAGTGCCCCTCCTCCCCTCATGACAATTGTCCAAACAAGCTCCAGTAGCACCAGtgacaaagaggaggaggtcaAAGGGGCCAcaaaggagagggaggagcCTAAGGAACAGACCGATTTGGAGAAGCCAGAGCCTGTTGAAGCCCCTCCTACAAACGATACGTTGCCCATCAGCAACTGCCCGAGAGGCAGCGTCCGCCGTGCCACTCAGCAGCTAGAACAGAAGATGAAACAGGATGTCCCATCATCCATTCCTCTCTCATCTGCTACTGCATCTCCTTTACGCCGCTCACCCGTTTACCCCACCAGCAAAGAGAAGACTGGAGAGAGCCAATTTCAGACACACCCTACCACTGAACAAAGGACTACACCGCCGTACCGTCGCCACTCAAAGGATAACACAGTAGAGGTGACAGACATCAAAacatgtgtgtcagtggaggaagaaaaaggtaGTGAGAACGAAGGAGGATTCAGGGAGGAAGATCAGGGAGCTAGAGGCTTTTCAGATGAAGGTATGAGGCAGTCGAGTTTACATACAGAAACAAGGCAAAACCATTCCAACCAGGACTGCAACTGTTCCATAAAGCCTAACTGCTCTACTGCAGCTGTCCTGGAGTTAGAGGGAGtgacagagcaggagacaggCACGGATTCAGACTGTCCTTCAGGGCCTCGTACGGTGGTAGATGTGAAGGAGATGTGGGAGACGCTGAGAGAACTCAGGGCATTCCTTTGCCAAGTGAGCAGCAGATCAGACGTGAAGCTCGGCCGGCTTTGGGCcgagagagagcaaagaaaagGGCGTGCCGACCAAGCCAGGGCCAAAGAGGTAGAAGCACGAATCCGACAGGCGGGGctgactcctccctctctgttgaAGCGCTCCGCATCATTGGCCAAGCTTGGCTCACTTGAGCTCTCAGCCAATGACCTGAATGAGTTGGAGCTCAGCCCTGTTTCCTCATCCACTCGCACCATTAAACCACGGCCTCGCTCCTTCATCGAAGATACCTCAAAAAAGAAACGTATTCTACCGCGTCgcactccttctctcccctcctctatTTCTCCCTTCAACTCCTCTGCTGGATCTTCTTTTTTGCTAAGGAGGAGATTCGAAGCTCTCCAGACTGGAGGGACGGGACACTGTGATAGTAATGTTGCCTCCATGTCGCTGTCAGCCTCCCAACCGTCCAATCAGTGGAGGAGGCGGGGTAAGGTACAGGATTCAGGGAACGCCCCTGTTTCAGCCCCcacttcagtgtgtgtggcaCCACGCCAACAGTACGGGAGGACACACCCCTTGAGAAGGCTGAAAAAACGAACTGTCAACTCATTCTACCACACTATGTGA